A stretch of Oreochromis aureus strain Israel breed Guangdong linkage group 11, ZZ_aureus, whole genome shotgun sequence DNA encodes these proteins:
- the LOC116322618 gene encoding kelch-like protein 38 codes for MDQPAREVYHFKDKEQSSNLLLQLNRLRQENILTDVLLCSDNTEIPCHRNVLVSSSPYFRAMFCSNFVERQQTKIDLKGITSTILSSIIDYVYTGLISISMDDVLPLMQAASMLQYGRLFEACSSFLQKQLSPDNCLSMIRLSDIMSCKSLRDKAKEIAMKSFCDVSISEDLCELSLPELMGYLEDDSLCAEEEQVFETLVAWIHHDPLSRRGAISDLFKKVRLRYIHPTYLFQFIANDPLIQSSTLCTELIESVRRLMFSVSTKCSGDIAADFKHPWVAPRRYSYHDMLVVVGGRKNNEQTSREAIVFDERSQMWQWLAKLPIRLYKASYVALHSVLYVIGGLTTNPKNSEVSRTVYTLSLKTNHWRTAEPMLEPRFAHQSISYLHFIFALGGLGPDRRLTGSVERYNSMFNLWESMAPMPEAVLHPAVAATNQRIYMFGGEDAMHNPVRMTQVYHIARNMWSKMENRTVKNVSAPAVVMDEKIYIIGGYTRRMIAYDTKANRFIKCANLRERRMHHSATVLSNKLYVTGGRYINGHDVIEDSDAFECYDPKTDTWTSKGSLPYKLFDHGSVTLTCVSQTWSKS; via the exons ATGGATCAACCAGCACGTGAGGTCTACCAtttcaaagacaaagagcaGTCCTCCAACCTGCTCCTGCAGCTCAACAGACTGAGACAGGAGAACATCCTGACTGATGTGCTGCTGTGTTCAGATAACACAGAGATCCCCTGTCACAGAAACGTCCTGGTGTCCAGCAGCCCTTACTTCAGAGCCATGTTCTGCAGCAACTTTGTGGAGAGACAGCAGACCAAAATAGACCTAAAGGGAATCACGTCCACCATTCTGAGCAGCATTATCGACTATGTTTACACAGGACTCATCAGCATCAGCATGGATGACGTGCTTCCTCTGATGCAGGCAGCATCCATGTTGCAATATGGCCGCCTTTTTGAGGCCTGCTCGAGTTTTCTGCAGAAGCAGCTTAGCCCAGACAACTGCTTGAGCATGATAAGACTTTCTGACATCATGAGCTGTAAAAGTTTAAGAGACAAAGCAAAAGAGATAGCCATGAAGAGCTTCTGCGACGTCTCAATATCTGAGGACCTGTGTGAGCTGTCCTTGCCGGAGCTAATGGGATACCTGGAGGATGATTCCCTTTGTGCAGAAGAGGAGCAGGTTTTTGAGACACTTGTTGCTTGGATCCATCACGATCCTTTGTCCAGGCGAGGCGCCATCAGTGACCTTTTCAAGAAGGTTCGCCTTCGATATATCCACCCCACCTACCTCTTCCAGTTCATAGCCAATGATCCTCTGATCCAGTCCTCCACCCTCTGTACTGAACTCATAGAATCTGTTAGACGCCTCATGTTCTCTGTTAGCACAAAATGCAGTGGAGACATCGCAGCAGACTTTAAACACCCCTGGGTTGCGCCAAGGCGCTACAGCTATCATGACATGTTGGTGGTGGTAGGAGGGAGGAAGAATAACGAGCAGACCTCAAGGGAGGCCATAGTGTTCGATGAGAGGAGCCAGATGTGGCAGTGGCTTGCTAAGCTGCCTATTCGTCTCTACAAAGCCTCCTACGTTGCCCTACACAGTGTCCTCTATGTCATTGGAGGTCTGACCACAAATCCGAAGAACAGCGAAGTCAGTAGAACTGTCTACACCCTTTCCCTTAAGACCAACCACTGGCGGACAGCAGAGCCTATGTTAGAGCCACGCTTTGCCCACCAAAGCATCTCCTACCTCCACTTCATCTTTGCCCTGGGCGGCCTTGGACCTGACAGACGACTGACAGGCAGCGTAGAGAG GTACAACAGTATGTTCAATCTGTGGGAGTCGATGGCACCCATGCCTGAGGCTGTTCTGCACCCCGCGGTGGCCGCTACTAACCAAAGGATCTACATGTTTGGAGGAGAGGATGCCATGCACAACCCTGTCAGAATGACACAG GTGTATCACATTGCCAGGAACATGTGGTCTAAGATGGAGAACAGAACAGTGAAGAATGTTTCTGCTCCCGCTGTGGTCATGGATGAGAAAATCTACATCATTGGAG GATACACCAGGAGGATGATTGCATACGACACCAAGGCCAACCGATTCATCAAGTGTGCCAacctaagggagaggaggatgCACCATTCAGCCACCGTTCTCAGTAACAAACTGTATGTAACAGGCGGACGTTACATCAATGGCCACGACGTTATTGAAGACTCGGACGCTTTTGAGTGTTACGACCCGAAAACAGACACATGGACAAGTAAAGGGAGTCTGCCTTATAAACTGTTCGATCACGGCTCCGTGACTCTCACGTGTGTCTCACAGACATGGTCGAAATCATAA